The following are from one region of the Arachis duranensis cultivar V14167 chromosome 10, aradu.V14167.gnm2.J7QH, whole genome shotgun sequence genome:
- the LOC107470177 gene encoding chloroplastic import inner membrane translocase subunit HP30-2: MEQGKQGVMVAKVLPQHLQNPIEQLQGRFKELETRFRVWLSRQSLAVEAAVVTTTSAAQGAAIGAFMGTLTADSAATFPTPPPNASLNPQAMASLKQAQALSGGPLIQARNFAVMTGVNAGISCVLKRLRGKEDVQSSMAAAFGSGAMFSLVSGMGGPNQAANAVTSGLFFALVQGGLFQIGQKFSQPPAEDIHYIKTRSMLQNLGLQSYEKNFKRGLLTDNTLPLLTDSALRDVKIPPGPRLLILDHIERDTDLKEKRGSRR, encoded by the exons ATGGAACAAGGGAAGCAGGGAGTGATGGTGGCTAAGGTTTTGCCTCAGCACCTTCAGAACCCCATTGAACAGCTCCAAGGTCGATTCAAGGAGCTTGAGACCCGCTTCCGAGTATGGCTCTCGCGCCAGTCCCTCGCCGTCGAGGCGGCCGTCGTCACGACCACCAGCGCCGCCCAGGGTGCCGCCATAGGTGCCTTCATGGGAACACTCACCGCCGACTCCGCCGCAACTTTTCCCACCCCTCCACCTAACGCCTCTCTCAACCCCCAAGCCATGGCATCTCTCAAGCAAGCTCAG GCTCTTTCTGGAGGTCCTCTAATTCAAGCTCGTAACTTTGCTGTCATGACTGGAGTCAACGCCGGTATTTCGTGTGTGTTGAAAAGGTTAAGGGGCAAGGAAGATGTTCAGTCCAG CATGGCGGCAGCTTTTGGTTCTGGGGCCATGTTTTCATTAGTGAGTGGCATGGGTGGACCAAACCAAGCAGCAAATGCCGTCACTTCTGGACTTTTCTTTGCACTTGTTCAGGGTGGACTTTTCCAG ATAGGACAGAAGTTTTCTCAACCACCTGCTGAAGATATTCACTATATCAAAACAAGAAGCATGCTGCAAAACCTTGGCCTTCAGAGTTATGAGAAGAATTTTAAGAGGGGCTTGTTAACAGACAACACTCTTCCTTTACTCACTGATAG TGCTCTCAGAGATGTAAAGATCCCTCCTGGACCCAGGCTTTTGATTCTTGACCACATAGAGAG GGACACAGATCTGAAAGAAAAGCGAGGAAGCCGGCGTTGA